One segment of Belonocnema kinseyi isolate 2016_QV_RU_SX_M_011 chromosome 7, B_treatae_v1, whole genome shotgun sequence DNA contains the following:
- the LOC117177196 gene encoding uncharacterized protein LOC117177196, which produces MNFSGENVTPEPSDPDKRAKRVKPIQEMPRNLDPFSYSLNDNETDKFENDSIPQSSKLVKNFGGASAASSSPSQSLESSKDTVSEIFNLQELKDCILTHGESIMFQEPGLKIWEVILIILGISTRFHLSYKGRRALLEATKLFAGPQYAAWN; this is translated from the coding sequence ATGAACTTCAGCGGAGAAAATGTTACGCCAGAACCGTCTGATCCGGATAAAAGGGCTAAGCGTGTAAAACCTATCCAAGAAATGCCTCGCAATCTCGACCCattttcatattctttaaatgACAACGAAACCGATAAATTCGAAAATGACAGCATACCACAATCatcaaaattagtaaaaaattttggtGGTGCTTCTGCTGCATCATCATCACCTTCACAGTCATTGGAATCCAGCAAAGATactgtttctgaaatttttaatttgcaagagcTCAAAGATTGTATACTGACTCACGGTGAGAGTATCATGTTTCAAGAACCTGGTCTCAAGATTTGGGAGGTAATTCTGATAATTCTTGGTATTTCAACACGATTTCACTTAAGTTATAAGGGTCGACGTGCCTTGCTTGAAGCAACAAAACTGTTTGCTGGCCCACAATATGCAGCTTGGAACTAA